A single window of Papio anubis isolate 15944 chromosome 8, Panubis1.0, whole genome shotgun sequence DNA harbors:
- the VDAC3 gene encoding voltage-dependent anion-selective channel protein 3 isoform X1, with amino-acid sequence MCNTPTYCDLGKAAKDVFNKGYGFGMVKIDLKTKSCSGVMEFSTSGHAYTDTGKASGNLETKYKVCNYGLTFTQKWNTDNTLGTEISWENKLAEGLKLTLDTIFVPNTGKKSGKLKASYKRDCFSVGSNVDIDFSGPTIYGWAVLAFEGWLAGYQMSFDTAKSKLSQNNFALGYKAADFQLHTHVNDGTEFGGSIYQKVNEKIETSINLAWTAGSNNTRFGIAAKYKLDCRTSLSAKVNNASLIGLGYTQTLRPGVKLTLSALIDGKNFSAGGHKVGLGFELEA; translated from the exons aTGTGTAACACACCAACTTACTGTGACCTAGGAAAGGCTGCTAAGGATGTCTTCAACAAAGGATATG GCTTTGGCATGGTCAAGATAGACCTGAAAACCAAGTCTTGTAGTGGAGTG atg GAATTTTCTACTTCTGGTCATGCTTACACTGATACAGGGAAAGCATCAGGCAACCTAGAAACCAAATATAAGGTCTGTAACTATGGACTTACCTTCACCCAAAAATGGAACACGGACAATACTCTAGGGACAGAAATCTCTTGGGAGAATAAG TTGGCTGAAGGGTTGAAACTGACTCTTGATACCATATTTGTACCGAACACAGG AAAGAAGAGTGGGAAATTGAAGGCTTCCTATAAACGGGATTGTTTTAGTGTTGGCAGTAATGTTGATATAGATTTTTCTGGACCAACCATCTATGGCTGGGCTGTGTTGGCCTTCGAAGGGTGGCTTGCTGGCTATCAGATGAGTTTTGACACAGCCAAATCCAAACTGTCACAGAATAATTTCGCCCTGGGTTACAAGGCTGCGGACTTCCAGCTGCACACACATGT GAACGATGGCACTGAGTTTGGAGGTTCTATCTACCAGAAGGTTAATGAGAAGATTGAAACATCCATAAACCTTGCTTGGACGGCTGGGAGTAACAACACCCGTTTTGGCATTGCTGCTAAGTACAAGCTGGATTGTAGAACTTCTCTCTCT GCTAAAGTAAATAATGCCAGCCTGATTGGACTGGGTTATACTCAGACCCTTCGACCAG GAGTCAAATTGACTTTATCAGCTTTAATCGATGGGAAGAACTTCAGTGCAGGAGGTCACAAGGTTGGCTTGGGATTTGAACTGGAAGCTTAA
- the VDAC3 gene encoding voltage-dependent anion-selective channel protein 3 isoform X2: MCNTPTYCDLGKAAKDVFNKGYGFGMVKIDLKTKSCSGVEFSTSGHAYTDTGKASGNLETKYKVCNYGLTFTQKWNTDNTLGTEISWENKLAEGLKLTLDTIFVPNTGKKSGKLKASYKRDCFSVGSNVDIDFSGPTIYGWAVLAFEGWLAGYQMSFDTAKSKLSQNNFALGYKAADFQLHTHVNDGTEFGGSIYQKVNEKIETSINLAWTAGSNNTRFGIAAKYKLDCRTSLSAKVNNASLIGLGYTQTLRPGVKLTLSALIDGKNFSAGGHKVGLGFELEA, translated from the exons aTGTGTAACACACCAACTTACTGTGACCTAGGAAAGGCTGCTAAGGATGTCTTCAACAAAGGATATG GCTTTGGCATGGTCAAGATAGACCTGAAAACCAAGTCTTGTAGTGGAGTG GAATTTTCTACTTCTGGTCATGCTTACACTGATACAGGGAAAGCATCAGGCAACCTAGAAACCAAATATAAGGTCTGTAACTATGGACTTACCTTCACCCAAAAATGGAACACGGACAATACTCTAGGGACAGAAATCTCTTGGGAGAATAAG TTGGCTGAAGGGTTGAAACTGACTCTTGATACCATATTTGTACCGAACACAGG AAAGAAGAGTGGGAAATTGAAGGCTTCCTATAAACGGGATTGTTTTAGTGTTGGCAGTAATGTTGATATAGATTTTTCTGGACCAACCATCTATGGCTGGGCTGTGTTGGCCTTCGAAGGGTGGCTTGCTGGCTATCAGATGAGTTTTGACACAGCCAAATCCAAACTGTCACAGAATAATTTCGCCCTGGGTTACAAGGCTGCGGACTTCCAGCTGCACACACATGT GAACGATGGCACTGAGTTTGGAGGTTCTATCTACCAGAAGGTTAATGAGAAGATTGAAACATCCATAAACCTTGCTTGGACGGCTGGGAGTAACAACACCCGTTTTGGCATTGCTGCTAAGTACAAGCTGGATTGTAGAACTTCTCTCTCT GCTAAAGTAAATAATGCCAGCCTGATTGGACTGGGTTATACTCAGACCCTTCGACCAG GAGTCAAATTGACTTTATCAGCTTTAATCGATGGGAAGAACTTCAGTGCAGGAGGTCACAAGGTTGGCTTGGGATTTGAACTGGAAGCTTAA
- the VDAC3 gene encoding voltage-dependent anion-selective channel protein 3 isoform X3, whose protein sequence is MSSTKDMEFSTSGHAYTDTGKASGNLETKYKVCNYGLTFTQKWNTDNTLGTEISWENKLAEGLKLTLDTIFVPNTGKKSGKLKASYKRDCFSVGSNVDIDFSGPTIYGWAVLAFEGWLAGYQMSFDTAKSKLSQNNFALGYKAADFQLHTHVNDGTEFGGSIYQKVNEKIETSINLAWTAGSNNTRFGIAAKYKLDCRTSLSAKVNNASLIGLGYTQTLRPGVKLTLSALIDGKNFSAGGHKVGLGFELEA, encoded by the exons ATGTCTTCAACAAAGGATATG GAATTTTCTACTTCTGGTCATGCTTACACTGATACAGGGAAAGCATCAGGCAACCTAGAAACCAAATATAAGGTCTGTAACTATGGACTTACCTTCACCCAAAAATGGAACACGGACAATACTCTAGGGACAGAAATCTCTTGGGAGAATAAG TTGGCTGAAGGGTTGAAACTGACTCTTGATACCATATTTGTACCGAACACAGG AAAGAAGAGTGGGAAATTGAAGGCTTCCTATAAACGGGATTGTTTTAGTGTTGGCAGTAATGTTGATATAGATTTTTCTGGACCAACCATCTATGGCTGGGCTGTGTTGGCCTTCGAAGGGTGGCTTGCTGGCTATCAGATGAGTTTTGACACAGCCAAATCCAAACTGTCACAGAATAATTTCGCCCTGGGTTACAAGGCTGCGGACTTCCAGCTGCACACACATGT GAACGATGGCACTGAGTTTGGAGGTTCTATCTACCAGAAGGTTAATGAGAAGATTGAAACATCCATAAACCTTGCTTGGACGGCTGGGAGTAACAACACCCGTTTTGGCATTGCTGCTAAGTACAAGCTGGATTGTAGAACTTCTCTCTCT GCTAAAGTAAATAATGCCAGCCTGATTGGACTGGGTTATACTCAGACCCTTCGACCAG GAGTCAAATTGACTTTATCAGCTTTAATCGATGGGAAGAACTTCAGTGCAGGAGGTCACAAGGTTGGCTTGGGATTTGAACTGGAAGCTTAA